GGGCGAAGACAACTGACGTAAACATCCGGGTCAACTGCAGCAGTGATGCGTTCGTGGCCCAGGCAAAAAAGTGGAAGATATGACCGCCGTACCACAACAGGCAAACACTATCCATTATGTtacgttacattacattacatgtcctTTAGCTGACGGTTTTGTCCAAAGCGAGTTCCAATTAAGTGTTTTCTactccagacaacaagtagTACATGAAAATACATTAGCTTTAAACGAGCAACACTACAAAGAGCTATATGAAAGAGCAGcttaaagatttttatttttatttttgtctcattatCCGAGGTGCAGTcggaagagatgtgtttttggCCTTTGGCGAAAGATTTGTAGGAAGCAGTAGGGAGCTCATTCCACTATTAAGGAGCAAGggggtcagcctctcctctctcagcGTAGCTCCCaaggcgccattttaatgctacaaagccatcacctgcagttagcatcccattgactcccattcactatgacgtcactttgacagcgaataactttccATCTCAAGCGTTTAAAGAATCTATTTGTCCgtagttttatttctaaagtaacacgacaatgtataaaaggcttcGTTACCttgtagcagacgtttttataaaaataggctaacggttgtgtcataaccacgcgacttccTGTCGCATAGTCGACATCACCGTATtatcaggagaagctcgcagacagtttggacttcatcagctgtttaggtttaattactaatgttaactagcatgttggttAGCAGTTATTAGTCTGTGCCTATGCtagtgttaactagcatgttggttAGGAGTAAGTAGTCTGTGCCTATGCTggtgttaactagcatgttggttAGCAGTAAGTAGTCTGTGTCTATGCTggtgttaactagcatgttggttagcagtaattagcctgtgcctatgttaatgctaactagcatgttggttagcagtaattagcctgtgtctatgctggtgttaactagcatgttggttagcagtaattagcctgtgtctatgctGGTGTTAACTAGCGTGttggttagcagtaattagcctgtgtctatgctggtgttaactagcatgttggttagcagtaagtagcctgtgtctatgctggtgttaactagcatgttggttggcagtaattagcctgtgtctatgctggtgttaactagcatgttggttAGCAGTAAGTAGTCTGTGTCTATGCTGGTGTTAACTAGCGTGttggttagcagtaattagtcTGTGTCTATGCtagtgttaactagcatgttggttAGCAGTAAGTAGTCTGTGTCTATGCTggtgttaactagcatgttggttagcagtaattagcctgtgcctatgttaatgctaactagcatgttagttaacaGTAATTGTAATCTGTTCATTGTTatgtaactttttcttttaagtccCAGCAGACAagtaatgcaaaaataaaatacacagacacGATACATGATCCTTTATTGTTAAAGAGaacatcaataaatcaataactCAGCCCCAATGATTACCAGCGTTCTGGTCTGGGACCTGGAAACCTGAAGCCTGCAGGTCCCAGACATGAAGAACCAGCTTTACAGTGAAGTAGCAGACGTCTCGGGTTCAGCACGAACACTTTTACAATGACCAACATCTACATGTTAAGAGACTCAGAAGGAGCAGACGGCATTTAAAGGATTTTAATCAAGATTTATTGAAGAATGTGGACATACTGCGGAAGACAACATCTTCTGATCTGAATAGTCTACGTTGAAAACAAGCCAGTGGGttataaggtaaaaaaaaaaaaaaagcaaaaaacttcatacaaatattatattgtattatattgttatattatattgtaaagCTTACAAAGGTCATATGATCTAACAGCTTTTTGTGTGTACAGGTAGAAATAAAAGCCATGCATTGTTTAATACTGGCAGCAAGCTCCAAAAAGCTTGGCGGATTTTTCAAACAATTCGACTCATGTGAATAAAATCTggttaaaatgattattatatTGATTGTGTAATACTCTGAATACtctgggttgggaaccggaggggtgcaggttcaagtccccatatggaccaaagtatggtgttggactggtagctggagaggtgccgggtgcttttgagcaaggcaccgaaccccccaACTGCTCAAGGTGCTGTtccacacccccccacacacactctgacatctctctattagtGCATATATagatactgagcatgtgtgtgtagttcaggcctgtgtgtaataataacagagtgtaaaatgtgtaaaaatacattattacataattattctgaatccaaacaatacattttcccaAAGTAATGTATATTGTACATAAATTGAGGTTAAATATGAACAGCAATAAAATGTGATAATCTGCTCCATAGTTTTTTGGTATATTAGCAAGAAGTTAAATGTAAAGCTGatattaatgtcttttttttcattttctgcagctAATGGTGAGTTGGGTAGAATCTGTGGAGCATTTTGAAGGATATCTCCTTAACTTTGTTGGTTAAGAAGAACTTGTGTGGCAAAAAGCCAATTTAAACGTGTAACATGAGAGCATCATGACGTCACTGAATACAGAATacagataaaatatatattcatctCCCAAGATGAGAGTAAATACGTTACAATATTACAATGGTACAAAAGTTTTATCGACAACTTTCCCAAGATCTCTATTAATCTTTCCCTACCCAAAGGGCGCCCGGGTGGACCAGTGGTGGCGTGCGCCCATATTTAGAGCCTCATGCAGGGAATTAGTGAGAAACCCTTTCACTCAATCAGGTCACTTCCCAAATCTGTAATAACTAACAATTATCTTATGATTGATTTCACATTACTGTGTCATCTACATTAGTGaccttaaccctcgtgttgtcttccagtcacaattgaaaaataacacttttatttatgttttttttttactttttcttacttttttgcattttttttaatcacttttttttcaatgtttgtcattttttttgacgttttcaacactacgtaacactaacttaactttaactttgacttttacagttatttttggaatttatggccaataaacctcatttataggaaattatacctaatgtttgagttagaaaagcagaaatgaggaattatagagactaaaatgaaaggaatggatgttgatgataatcacagactggaatatgtcaacttttactcaatactatttcaaNNNNNNNNNNNNNNNNNNNNNNNNNNNNNNNNNNNNNNNNNNNNNNNNNNNNNNNNNNNNNNNNNNNNNNNNNNNNNNNNNNNNNNNNNNNNNNNNNNNNgaggacaacatgaagacaacatgagggcaacatgagggcaacatgagggcaacatgaggacaacatgaggacaacatggggacaacatgagggttaatggaCATTTTttccaggacttagccaaaaGTCTGGAACATCGACAACTTTTCAGTCCCTTCCctctttctgctaaagcccaaacggtctcctaagcccctccccccacaagggagaatgaatgccccccccctggccctgattggtgcatccgAACAGGGAGCGGTGGATTTTGTCAGAtcacactacaggctgtaggtggcgCGGAGGAgccagatttctttttattaccTTCTTCATGTATTTCTACTGGAACATAGGGTcaatttcagcaaatatgatagaaagttagttttatgaggcttacctactgcacctttaacattattttgtcCTTTACTGTTAATTAGTGTTACTTTAAACCCACATGTCTAACCTAACCTGCTGCTGACGGCACAGTGAATGATCCGCGTTGACGGATTAGAGAGTTGACGTTgttcttaacatttaaaaaataactctttAAGCCTGTGATCGGTTCATAATTAGAGTAAACAACATCCATAAAATGTGTAATCATTTTTGGATCACTACAGTCAAAGCCATATTGAAACTGTGAGCCacagtttttaatttcattatttatcaTAAAACAGAAGTTTGGGACATACCCAGTACCGCCAGCAAAACCAACTGTATAACTGAAAAACTTAGAATTGATCTTGAAGGTCTTGTATTTCTCCAGCAGAAGATCCAAGTCCTGCGTGTACAAATCGATGGCAGCTTCGATAGTGTTTACGTAGTCTGATGCAGGTCTGCCAATCTGAATATTCAGCCGAGCCCCGTGGACCAACATTTGGACGTGGAAGGCGGCTCCGTTGACCCAGAACTTGAACCCGCGGCTGCTCATCTGTCCGTCATGCTGCAGGGagtttctgaggctggtgagaTGGTTGCTCAGCTGCTGTTCCAGTCTCCTCATTTCCTCCCGTAATCGTTGGTCATTGTTCATGAACATGCGATGGCGTCTCAGATACTCGGACATTGTGTCCCGGACACTTGAAGCTTTCTCTTCCCCAAACACACGGCGTAACATGCTGTATGTGTGATCACCTGTCTGAGAGCCGCTCTTGATGGCGATCTCTATGATCAAGGAAATCACCAAAGCTCCGAGTCCAACAGCATTCGGGACTGAAGTCA
The Etheostoma cragini isolate CJK2018 chromosome 4, CSU_Ecrag_1.0, whole genome shotgun sequence genome window above contains:
- the LOC117943105 gene encoding uncharacterized protein LOC117943105 isoform X1; its protein translation is MGQTPSLTPRYDTMALWFYNQALQHQPCLLPDVGIDESLLRYSGTDSNAALQAFSIEMLNTVPGYVGRLGSVLAPLTSVPNAVGLGALVISLIIEIAIKSGSQTGDHTYSMLRRVFGEEKASSVRDTMSEYLRRHRMFMNNDQRLREEMRRLEQQLSNHLTSLRNSLQHDGQMSSRGFKFWVNGAAFHVQMLVHGARLNIQIGRPASDYVNTIEAAIDLYTQDLDLLLEKYKTFKINSKFFSYTVGFAGGTGYVPNFCFMINNEIKNCGSQFQYGFDCSDPKMITHFMDVVYSNYEPITGLKSYFLNVKNNVNSLIRQRGSFTVPSAAG
- the LOC117943105 gene encoding uncharacterized protein LOC117943105 isoform X3, giving the protein MGQTPSLTPRYDTMALWFYNQALQHQPCLLPDVGIDESLLRYSGTDSNAALQAFSIEMLNTVPGYVGRLGSVLAPLTSVPNAVGLGALVISLIIEIAIKSGSQTGDHTYSMLRRVFGEEKASSVRDTMSEYLRRHRMFMNNDQRLREEMRRLEQQLSNHLTSLRNSLQHDGQMSSRGFKFWVNGAAFHVQMLVHGARLNIQIGRPASDYVNTIEAAIDLYTQDLDLLLEKYKTFKINSKFFSLWMLFTLIMNRSQA